Proteins co-encoded in one Cytobacillus sp. NJ13 genomic window:
- the gsiB gene encoding glucose starvation-inducible protein GsiB, giving the protein MAKNNNNNNDKMSREERGRMGGEATSRNHDKDFYQEIGQKGGEATSQNHDKDFYQEIGQKGGEATAKNHDSEFYQEIGQKGGEATAENHDKDFYQEIGRKGGEATSENHDRDFYEEIGRKGGNSND; this is encoded by the coding sequence ATGGCTAAAAACAACAATAATAACAACGATAAAATGTCTCGTGAGGAAAGAGGACGCATGGGCGGAGAAGCGACAAGCCGCAACCATGATAAGGACTTCTATCAGGAAATTGGACAAAAGGGCGGAGAAGCAACCAGCCAGAACCATGACAAGGACTTCTATCAGGAAATAGGCCAAAAAGGCGGAGAAGCGACAGCGAAAAATCATGATAGTGAATTCTATCAGGAGATTGGCCAAAAAGGCGGAGAAGCAACAGCTGAAAATCATGACAAGGACTTCTATCAGGAAATTGGACGCAAAGGCGGAGAAGCAACTAGTGAAAATCATGACCGCGATTTCTATGAAGAAATCGGCAGAAAAGGCGGCAACTCGAACGACTAA
- a CDS encoding L-threonylcarbamoyladenylate synthase has translation MITKRWSVDNSVDKEDSYSQFSQAADLLKNNEVVAFPTETVYGLGGNAENDEAVRKIFEAKGRPSDNPLIIHIADKAQLDAFVTEIPQNAQALMDRFWPGPLTLIFNLKEGVLSHYATAGLSTVAVRMPDHSVALALLEKTGLPIAAPSANRSGRPSPTTADHVWEDLNGRIAGLVDGGPTGVGVESTVVDCTGEVPVILRPGGITREQLEEVVGEVSVDPALADESQAPKSPGMKYRHYAPDAPLYLVEGTREDIQHFVEDKKQEGLSVGVLTTLENLEFYRADFIYACGQREKLETVASSLYEALRYFNTTDADIIFCEMFPGEGVGHAIMNRLMKAAGHRVISR, from the coding sequence ATGATTACAAAAAGATGGTCGGTGGATAACAGTGTGGATAAAGAAGATAGTTATTCACAGTTTTCACAGGCTGCCGATCTGTTAAAAAATAATGAAGTGGTCGCTTTTCCAACAGAAACCGTATATGGATTAGGCGGGAATGCGGAAAATGATGAAGCGGTCAGAAAAATATTTGAGGCAAAAGGACGTCCGAGTGATAATCCCCTGATTATTCACATTGCTGACAAAGCCCAGCTGGACGCTTTTGTAACCGAAATTCCGCAAAATGCGCAGGCGCTCATGGATCGATTTTGGCCCGGACCGCTTACGCTCATTTTTAATCTTAAGGAAGGTGTTCTTTCCCATTATGCAACGGCAGGTTTATCCACAGTTGCTGTGCGAATGCCTGATCATTCAGTAGCCCTGGCGCTGCTGGAGAAAACAGGATTGCCGATTGCCGCTCCAAGTGCCAACCGTTCCGGAAGGCCCAGTCCGACAACGGCTGACCATGTTTGGGAAGACCTGAATGGAAGAATAGCTGGATTAGTGGACGGGGGTCCGACAGGTGTTGGTGTGGAATCAACCGTAGTGGATTGTACAGGTGAAGTGCCGGTCATCTTAAGGCCAGGCGGCATTACCAGAGAACAGCTGGAAGAGGTTGTAGGCGAGGTCAGTGTGGATCCTGCATTAGCGGATGAAAGCCAGGCGCCAAAATCTCCCGGCATGAAATACCGGCACTATGCACCGGATGCTCCTCTTTATTTAGTAGAAGGAACAAGAGAAGACATCCAGCATTTTGTTGAGGATAAAAAGCAGGAAGGCCTTTCGGTGGGAGTTCTGACGACATTAGAAAACCTGGAATTTTATCGTGCTGATTTTATCTATGCCTGCGGGCAGCGGGAAAAGCTTGAGACCGTGGCCAGCTCCCTCTATGAAGCATTAAGATACTTTAACACAACAGATGCTGATATTATTTTCTGTGAGATGTTCCCGGGTGAAGGTGTGGGGCACGCAATCATGAACCGCCTGATGAAGGCAGCAGGACATAGGGTCATTAGCAGATAG
- a CDS encoding manganese efflux pump MntP family protein, which yields MSAMIGEILTLALMAFALGMDAFSVGLGMGMYKLRLRQIAKIGITIGLFHVWMPLLGMIAGRFLSNTFGAIAGYAGGGLLLLLGVQMTWSSFRDDEDSLITPVGLGLLIFALSVSLDSFSVGLSLGIYGAKTLLVLVFFGAGATILTWAGLLTGRKVQSWIGSYSEALGGAILLAFGVKLLFL from the coding sequence ATGTCTGCAATGATCGGGGAAATTTTAACACTGGCTCTAATGGCATTCGCATTGGGGATGGATGCCTTTTCGGTAGGTCTTGGCATGGGGATGTACAAACTCCGCCTCAGACAAATAGCTAAAATCGGCATCACCATTGGCCTTTTCCATGTATGGATGCCTTTATTGGGAATGATAGCAGGCCGATTTCTTTCAAATACATTCGGAGCCATTGCCGGTTATGCAGGCGGGGGATTGCTCCTTTTATTAGGTGTGCAGATGACTTGGTCAAGCTTCAGGGATGATGAAGACAGTTTAATTACGCCAGTGGGCTTAGGGCTGCTGATCTTTGCCTTGAGCGTGAGCCTTGATAGTTTTTCAGTAGGCCTCAGCCTCGGAATCTACGGTGCCAAAACATTGCTTGTACTCGTGTTCTTTGGAGCCGGGGCGACCATCCTCACATGGGCCGGCCTGCTCACCGGCAGAAAAGTCCAAAGCTGGATCGGCTCCTACAGCGAGGCTCTCGGCGGTGCCATCCTCCTTGCTTTCGGGGTAAAACTCTTATTTTTATAG
- a CDS encoding low molecular weight protein arginine phosphatase, with product MTKVLFVCTGNTCRSPMAEAILKSKSLPGVKVKSAGVFAADGSDASPHTKSVLEEHGIPLQHQSSSMSEDLIDWATYILTMTAGHKNTVLSMFPDAGGKTFTLKEFAGAAGDIIDPYGGPVEIYRNTFKDLTEAIEQILDRVKRPD from the coding sequence GTGACAAAAGTATTATTTGTATGTACAGGAAATACTTGCAGAAGCCCGATGGCAGAAGCCATTTTAAAAAGCAAATCGCTCCCGGGTGTAAAAGTGAAATCGGCTGGAGTATTTGCGGCAGACGGCAGCGACGCGTCACCTCATACAAAAAGTGTGCTGGAGGAGCATGGGATTCCGCTGCAGCATCAGTCTTCCAGCATGAGTGAAGATTTAATTGACTGGGCGACCTATATTTTAACAATGACAGCCGGCCACAAAAATACCGTTCTGTCCATGTTTCCTGACGCAGGGGGCAAAACCTTCACATTAAAAGAGTTTGCCGGAGCCGCGGGAGATATTATCGATCCATATGGGGGGCCGGTTGAGATATATAGAAATACATTTAAAGATCTGACAGAAGCGATTGAACAAATTTTGGATCGCGTAAAGAGACCGGATTAA
- a CDS encoding HAMP domain-containing methyl-accepting chemotaxis protein, with translation MGEKKGYKFGLRKKLVLFITSLAIITYTTSAVFLYFLYPGIEEMLPFGEGVFTILTLGMGIFWSGVLAFFAAGFIIKPLQKLEKTALMAANGDIGQDAELSNSDDEIRSLGIAFNHMLFNLRDMVHKIDENFRETNEKVIAMSSESSAAAEQADAIARTISEISQGADSSAVSIQSTAESMEDVLRIAQEVQNTAKASQNVSGEMVQDLMESKKVIHSLISGIEKLAHDNEESLQTVKRLEQNAVKVEQIIQLVGDIAAQTNLLALNASIEAARAGDHGKGFAVVAEEVRKLADESAQAVQGISELIKNIQEEVRNVVMQISYQVETANSEVKKGTKTNEVIEEMAKVVNEMAASVSAISGLVDNQMEGIQLTSTQSQEVAAIAEETSAGAQEVSAATQHQTAVIGNVEKLAIELKEQAEKLNSTITKFKL, from the coding sequence ATGGGGGAGAAAAAGGGCTATAAGTTTGGCCTTAGGAAAAAGCTCGTATTATTTATCACATCGCTGGCGATCATTACATACACAACAAGTGCTGTATTTCTTTACTTTTTATATCCTGGCATTGAAGAGATGCTTCCATTTGGAGAGGGTGTTTTTACTATTTTAACCTTAGGAATGGGTATTTTTTGGTCAGGTGTTCTTGCCTTTTTTGCTGCAGGTTTCATTATCAAACCTTTACAGAAACTTGAAAAAACGGCACTCATGGCTGCCAATGGCGATATCGGCCAGGACGCAGAGCTTTCCAATTCGGATGATGAAATCCGTTCATTGGGCATTGCATTTAACCATATGCTTTTCAATTTAAGGGATATGGTCCATAAAATTGACGAGAACTTTAGAGAAACGAATGAAAAAGTTATTGCGATGTCTTCCGAGTCTTCGGCAGCTGCAGAGCAGGCAGATGCGATTGCCAGAACCATCAGCGAGATTTCCCAGGGAGCAGATAGTTCTGCGGTTTCCATTCAATCAACAGCTGAATCAATGGAAGATGTCCTGCGAATTGCTCAGGAAGTCCAGAATACAGCAAAAGCATCACAAAATGTTTCCGGCGAAATGGTTCAGGATCTGATGGAATCAAAGAAAGTGATCCATTCACTTATTTCAGGTATAGAAAAACTGGCCCACGATAATGAGGAATCACTGCAGACAGTGAAGCGTCTTGAGCAAAATGCCGTGAAAGTGGAGCAGATTATTCAGCTTGTCGGTGACATTGCAGCGCAGACTAACCTTCTTGCTTTAAATGCTTCCATTGAAGCAGCGCGTGCGGGGGACCATGGCAAAGGATTTGCCGTAGTCGCTGAAGAAGTCCGTAAACTTGCAGATGAAAGTGCGCAGGCAGTCCAGGGCATCTCAGAATTGATAAAAAACATTCAGGAAGAGGTCCGCAATGTTGTCATGCAAATCTCTTACCAAGTGGAGACTGCTAATAGTGAAGTGAAAAAAGGAACGAAAACAAACGAAGTGATTGAGGAAATGGCGAAAGTTGTCAATGAAATGGCTGCATCCGTGTCTGCCATTTCAGGCCTGGTTGATAACCAGATGGAGGGAATACAGCTTACATCCACACAATCCCAGGAAGTTGCGGCAATTGCTGAAGAAACGTCAGCAGGCGCACAGGAGGTTTCTGCAGCCACTCAGCACCAGACCGCTGTGATTGGCAATGTCGAAAAACTGGCCATCGAGCTTAAAGAACAGGCAGAAAAATTAAATAGCACAATTACTAAATTTAAACTATAA
- the rpiB gene encoding ribose 5-phosphate isomerase B — MKIAIASDHGGLNLREEIKSLMDEMGIEYEDFGCECETSVDYPDYALPVAEKVAGGEFDKGILICGTGIGMSISANKVKGIRCALVHDVFSAKATREHNDSNILAMGERVIGPGLAREIAKVWLSTDFEGGRHENRVGKITAYETK, encoded by the coding sequence ATGAAAATTGCAATTGCATCAGACCATGGCGGACTTAATCTCCGCGAAGAAATTAAAAGCCTAATGGATGAAATGGGCATTGAATATGAAGATTTCGGCTGTGAATGCGAAACTTCAGTAGATTATCCGGATTATGCATTGCCTGTTGCTGAAAAGGTAGCGGGCGGCGAATTCGACAAAGGCATTCTGATCTGCGGGACTGGGATTGGCATGAGCATCTCTGCCAACAAAGTGAAGGGAATCCGCTGTGCGCTTGTGCATGATGTATTCAGTGCAAAAGCAACCCGTGAACATAATGACAGCAACATCCTCGCTATGGGTGAACGAGTGATTGGCCCTGGCTTGGCTCGTGAGATTGCAAAAGTATGGCTTTCAACGGATTTTGAAGGCGGCCGACATGAAAACCGTGTAGGAAAGATTACTGCTTACGAAACGAAGTGA
- a CDS encoding TIGR01440 family protein: protein MSILIEQWKIELDTIIREFSEQVPLSEKHILVVGCSTSEVAGKRIGTAGTEQVAEMIFERLDKLRQDTGAALAFQCCEHLNRALVLERSVAEAKNLDEVAVIPHRTAGGAMAAYAYEHFKDPVMVEFIKADAGIDIGDTLIGMHLKHVAVPIRTSQKSVGEAHVTMAKTRPKLIGGERAIYERNSDNASCR from the coding sequence GTGAGCATTTTGATTGAACAATGGAAAATAGAACTGGATACAATCATTCGTGAATTTAGCGAACAAGTTCCTTTAAGTGAAAAGCATATTCTTGTAGTGGGCTGCAGCACCAGTGAAGTAGCCGGGAAAAGAATAGGCACAGCTGGAACAGAACAAGTGGCTGAAATGATATTTGAGCGTCTGGACAAGCTTCGCCAGGATACCGGGGCAGCTCTGGCCTTTCAATGCTGTGAGCATTTGAACAGGGCACTCGTACTAGAGAGGTCTGTTGCCGAGGCAAAAAATCTGGATGAAGTGGCCGTCATACCTCACCGCACGGCCGGCGGCGCGATGGCAGCATATGCCTATGAACACTTCAAAGACCCCGTCATGGTGGAGTTTATCAAGGCAGATGCCGGCATCGATATCGGCGACACACTGATCGGCATGCATCTGAAGCATGTAGCCGTTCCGATCAGGACCTCACAAAAATCAGTCGGCGAGGCCCACGTCACCATGGCCAAAACCAGGCCGAAACTGATCGGCGGGGAACGGGCAATCTATGAACGAAACTCTGATAATGCATCGTGCAGGTAA
- a CDS encoding sigma-70 family RNA polymerase sigma factor: MKESRRDRLDDLYRHYARPLYYYLYKMSGSKETAEDLTQETFIKATVSLSFYKQEDVRAWLFKVARNAYLDEWRKRQRRSKIPFAGYLFSRDEMTSPYGLPEDEALNKESKNKVADLMSFLPEQYRSILYLREFESFSYSEIQEALDLSENQVKVTLHRARKKLAQLADEQWREKHD, from the coding sequence TTGAAGGAAAGCCGGCGGGATAGGCTGGATGATTTATACCGGCATTATGCCAGACCGCTTTATTACTATTTATATAAGATGTCAGGCTCCAAAGAAACAGCGGAAGATTTAACTCAGGAAACGTTCATTAAGGCAACGGTTTCTCTCTCTTTCTATAAGCAGGAAGATGTAAGGGCATGGCTATTCAAAGTAGCCAGAAACGCCTATTTGGATGAATGGCGGAAACGGCAGAGGAGATCTAAGATTCCCTTTGCCGGCTATTTATTTTCCAGAGATGAAATGACAAGTCCCTATGGGCTGCCGGAGGATGAAGCATTAAATAAAGAATCGAAGAATAAAGTGGCAGATCTTATGAGCTTCCTGCCGGAACAGTACCGATCCATTTTATATTTAAGAGAATTTGAGTCTTTTAGCTATAGTGAGATCCAGGAGGCACTGGATCTATCAGAAAATCAAGTCAAGGTGACACTGCATCGGGCCCGGAAAAAGCTTGCACAGCTCGCCGATGAACAATGGAGGGAAAAACATGACTGA
- a CDS encoding anti-sigma factor: MTDWNKDREKKIMARYRFSLTFRVMRVIAACLLLFWVYMMAVNILSDAANSEKKHVFYSKVALDWKHPNLFEDFGGFVNKELTPFLTQKISYPISRQIGRESQTIGEVHIEKKLLNSYSTLKIQKYEPQNENIFRFSLPENPKSGKKLSANEKSGVWTSLEKIHEGTVAEMAFSTQSFMTPEELLNLLKPYDLEVLWMPLYTGELKEFQTGYGSGGTSIELTSIYGLTGGREAGEDYMSESKLALNEEFMDENKKMMLKQMENLLKNESQGYYENFLGLDHLKERHQYLQKNGFTVYGAVVTGPVKELLKLKEEKQIRAPYLGEVNYWNWE; this comes from the coding sequence ATGACTGACTGGAACAAAGACCGCGAAAAGAAAATCATGGCCAGATACCGATTTTCCTTAACTTTCAGAGTAATGAGGGTCATCGCTGCCTGTCTGCTTTTGTTCTGGGTTTATATGATGGCCGTGAATATATTATCCGATGCCGCCAATAGTGAAAAGAAGCATGTATTTTACAGCAAGGTAGCTCTTGATTGGAAGCATCCGAATCTATTTGAGGATTTTGGCGGTTTTGTTAATAAAGAACTAACTCCATTTCTGACACAAAAAATATCCTACCCGATTTCCCGCCAGATTGGCCGTGAATCACAAACAATCGGGGAGGTTCACATTGAGAAAAAACTGCTGAATTCTTATTCAACCTTAAAAATCCAGAAATATGAGCCGCAAAACGAAAATATTTTCCGTTTCTCCCTGCCTGAAAATCCGAAAAGCGGAAAAAAGCTATCGGCTAATGAAAAATCAGGGGTGTGGACTTCACTTGAAAAAATACACGAGGGGACCGTGGCGGAAATGGCATTTTCCACACAGTCATTTATGACGCCGGAGGAGCTTCTGAACCTGTTAAAGCCCTATGACCTGGAAGTCCTGTGGATGCCGCTCTATACAGGGGAACTGAAGGAATTTCAGACGGGGTATGGCAGTGGAGGCACCTCAATTGAATTAACATCCATTTACGGTCTGACTGGGGGAAGGGAAGCAGGAGAAGATTATATGTCAGAATCGAAATTGGCCCTTAATGAGGAATTTATGGATGAAAATAAAAAGATGATGCTGAAACAGATGGAAAATCTGTTAAAAAATGAGTCTCAAGGCTATTATGAAAACTTTTTAGGGCTGGATCATCTGAAAGAACGTCATCAATATCTGCAAAAAAATGGCTTCACTGTCTATGGAGCAGTCGTTACCGGCCCGGTAAAAGAACTATTAAAGCTAAAAGAAGAAAAGCAAATACGTGCTCCATACCTTGGCGAAGTGAATTATTGGAACTGGGAATAA
- the glyA gene encoding serine hydroxymethyltransferase yields MKHLAQQDEQVFKSIQEELGRQRSKIELIASENFVSEAVMEAQGSVLTNKYAEGYPGRRYYGGCEHVDVVEDLARDRAKEIFGAEHVNVQPHSGAQANMAVYFTVLEQGDTVLGMNLSHGGHLTHGSPVNFSGVQYNFVEYGVDKETHRINYDDVLEKARQHKPKLIVAGASAYPREIDFKRFREIADEVGAMLMVDMAHIAGLVAAGLHQNPVPFADFVTTTTHKTLRGPRGGMILCKEEYAKKIDKSIFPGIQGGPLMHVIAAKAVAFGEALQEEFKTYAGNIISNAKKLAEALQAEGIDLVSAGTDNHLLLVDLRSLGLTGKVAEKVLDEVGITVNKNTIPFDPESPFVTSGIRIGTAAVTSRGFGEKEMQEIASIIAFTLKNHEDEGKLQEAAQRVEALTGSFTLYPEY; encoded by the coding sequence ATGAAGCATTTAGCACAGCAGGATGAGCAGGTTTTCAAGTCGATTCAAGAAGAATTAGGACGCCAGAGATCAAAGATTGAATTAATCGCTTCTGAAAACTTTGTCAGTGAAGCGGTAATGGAAGCACAAGGTTCTGTTTTAACAAACAAGTATGCTGAAGGCTATCCAGGCCGACGCTATTATGGCGGATGTGAACATGTGGATGTAGTCGAAGATTTAGCACGTGACCGTGCGAAAGAAATTTTCGGAGCAGAGCATGTGAACGTGCAGCCGCACTCAGGTGCACAGGCAAATATGGCTGTATACTTCACTGTCCTGGAGCAGGGAGACACTGTTCTTGGCATGAATCTATCCCATGGCGGACATTTAACTCATGGCAGCCCTGTTAACTTCAGCGGGGTGCAGTACAATTTCGTCGAATATGGCGTGGATAAAGAAACACATCGCATCAATTATGATGATGTGCTCGAAAAGGCCCGTCAGCATAAGCCAAAACTAATTGTAGCGGGTGCAAGTGCCTATCCGCGTGAAATTGACTTCAAGCGTTTCCGTGAAATTGCCGATGAAGTCGGTGCCATGCTGATGGTTGATATGGCTCATATTGCAGGCCTTGTAGCTGCTGGGCTTCATCAGAATCCGGTTCCGTTCGCGGACTTTGTTACAACTACTACGCACAAGACATTGCGCGGACCGCGCGGCGGCATGATCCTCTGCAAAGAAGAATATGCGAAGAAAATTGATAAATCCATTTTCCCTGGAATCCAGGGCGGTCCTTTAATGCACGTTATTGCGGCAAAAGCGGTTGCCTTCGGCGAAGCGCTTCAGGAAGAATTCAAAACATATGCAGGCAATATTATTTCTAATGCCAAAAAGCTGGCTGAAGCATTGCAGGCTGAAGGAATTGACCTTGTATCTGCAGGCACAGACAACCACTTGCTGTTAGTTGACCTCCGTTCCCTTGGTTTAACAGGGAAAGTAGCTGAGAAAGTACTTGATGAGGTCGGCATTACAGTCAACAAAAACACGATTCCTTTCGATCCGGAAAGCCCATTCGTGACAAGCGGCATCCGCATCGGTACAGCGGCCGTTACGTCCCGCGGATTTGGCGAAAAAGAAATGCAGGAAATTGCATCCATCATTGCCTTCACACTTAAAAATCATGAAGATGAAGGGAAGCTTCAAGAAGCGGCTCAGCGCGTCGAAGCCTTAACAGGCAGTTTCACTTTATATCCTGAATATTAA